The Calothrix sp. PCC 7507 DNA segment GAAATCGTCATCGAAAATGCGGGGGCTGATAAATGCGTGTTGATGCTACTGCGAGACAGTTGCTTACTAATTAAAGGGTCAATTACTGTAGGGACAGAGCCAGTCGTATTGCAGAGTCTTCCTGTTGAAGATAGCCAAGATATTCCCTCAAAGCTGATTTACAAAGTCTTGCATAATCAAAAGACTGTTGTGCTGCTTGATGCGAGTACCGATCTCACTTTAGCTAGTGACCCGTATATCCTGCGTCAGCAGCCTAAAAGTGTCTTGTGTAGCCCAATTTTGCATCAAGGGAAGTTGATGGGCATTTTATATCTAGAAAATAATTTAGCGACGGGGGCATTTACAAGCGATCGCGTCGAACTACTCAACTTAATTTGCGCTCAGGCGGCGATTTCCCTAGAAAATGCTCGACTGTATGAGCGATCGCTAGAGTATTCCCAACAACTAGAGCGATCATTTCACGAATTGCAGCAAAAATCAGAAGATTTACAACAAGCTCAATTACAAATCGTCCAAAGTGAAAAAATGTCTGCGTTGGGTAACTTAGTTGCTGGTGTCGCTCACGAAATGAATAATCCTTTGGGCTTTATTGCAGCCAGTCTCAAACAAACTAAACCCACTATCGCTGATCTTGTTAATCATCTGGGACTATATCAATCAAGTTTCCCCAACAAAAATGAGGAAATCATTGACCACGCCGAAGAAATTGACTTGGAATATACCTTAGAAGACTTGCCCAAGATGATTGATTCTATGTCTATGGCATGTGACAGGTTAAAAAATATCAGTACCAGTCTCCGCACTTTCTCTCGTGCCGATAAGGACTACAAAGTACCATTTGATATTCACCAAGGTATCGATAGCACCATTTTAATTTTGAAACATCGTCTCAAGGCCAATGAACAACGTCCAGGCATTGAAGTTGTCACAAATTACAGGAATTTACCTCAAATAGAATGCTTCCCCGGTCAATTAAATCAGGTATTTATGAATATTCTGGCAAACGCTATTGATGCCTTAGAGGAGTCAAATCATGGACGCAGCTTTGAAGAAATTAAAGCCAATTCTAATCTAATTACAATTACAACCTCAGTCGAAAACCATCTAGTTAAGATTGCCATTACTGATAATGGAAAGGGTATGAATGAAGAGGTAAAACAAAAAATATTTGACCATTTATTTACAACAAAAGGTGTCGGTAAAGGCACAGGATTAGGGTTGGCAATCGCTCGTCAAATTGTTGAATCAACCCACGGCGGAAAATTGAGTTTTAATTCTGTTTTAGGTCTAGGTACTGAATTTATCATTGAAATTCCGGTATAGGTTGTCTCTTGAATGTTAACCAGCTTCAGATATCTGGGAATACTAAATCTGTAAATCATTCGGATTTAGCAGTATGGTCAGTATTCCCGGATATAAAGTAAGTGAAGAACTCTACGATGGTTCCAGAACTCTGGTTTATCGGGGGTATCGAGAAACTGACTCATTACCTGTAGTGATTAAACTGTTAAAAAATCCTTATCCGAGTTTGACCGAACTCTTGTCGTTTCGCAATCAGTACACCATTGCCAAAAATCTTAATTCACCGTTAATCGTCCAAACTTATAGCCTAGAACCATACCAAAATGGCTATGCATTGGTGATGGAAGACTTTGGGGGGATTTCTCTCAAAAAGTATTTCACCTCACTAAAGACGCAATATATCGCGTCTTTAGAAGAATTTTTAGAAATAGCGATCGCACTATGCAATGCCTTATATATATTGTATCGAGAACGGATTATTCATAAAGATATCAAACCCGCCAATGTTTTAATTAATCCTGAAACTAAACAACTTAAATTAATTGACTTTAGTATTGCATCTTTGCTACCACGAGAAACGCAGACACTAATCAATCCCAATGTGTTAGAAGGGACACTAGCTTATATCTCTCCAGAACAAACAGGCAGAATGAATCGGGGGATTGATTACCGAACTGATTTTTATTCTTTGGGTGTAACTTTCTACGAATTACTGACTGGAGTTTTGCCATTTCAATCAAACGATCCAGTGGAGTTGGTGCATTGTCACATTGCAAAAATTGCACCGTTAGTATGTGAAACTAATTTAGAAATTCCATCTGTAATCTCAAAAATTGTCAGCAAATTGATGGCAAAAAATGCTGAAGATAGATATCAGAGTGCATTAGGGCTGAAATTTGATTTAGAAAATTGTTTACATCAGCTACAAGTTGATGGTAGAGTTAATGGTTTTGAAATTGGACAAAGGGATGTGTGCGATCGCTTCATCATCCCAGACAAACTTTATGGACGAGAAATCGAAGTCGAAAACCTCCTCCAAGCATTTGAGAGAGTAAGTAAAGGTGCAACAGAAATGATTCTGGTAGCAGGTTTTTCAGGAATTGGTAAAACGGCGATTGTCAACGAAGTTCATAAACCGATTGTGCGCCAACGCGGTTATTTTATCAAAGGGAAATATGACCAATTTCAACGCAATATTCCCTTCAGTGCTTTTGTGCAAGCATTCCGGGATTTAATGGAGCAACTGTTAAGCGAAAGCGATGCACAAATTCAGCAATGGAGAAACCAAATATTATCAGCAGTTGGTGAAAATGGACAAGTAATTATTGAAGTTATCCCCGAATTATCAAAAATTATTGGTGAACAACCACCCGCCATAGAATTATCAGGAACGGCGGCAGAAAATAGATTTAATTTACTGTTTCAAAAATTCACTCAAGTTTTTACCAGCTTAGAACATCCCTTAGTGATGTTTTTAGATGATTTGCAATGGGCAGATTCGGCATCACTGAAGTTAATGCAGCTTTTAATGGCTGATACAGGTCATATGCTGTTAATTGGTGCGTACCGTGATAACGAGGTAAACCCGGTACATCCATTAATGTTGACTTTGAATGAGATTGAAAAAAAGCAAACAACGATTAATACAATTACCTTAGCACCACTGAATCAAGAAACAGTTAATCAATTAGTTGCTGACACACTTAAATGTTCCCAGGATTTGGCATTACCTCTTTCTCGATTAGTGTTTCAAAAAACTCAAGGAAATCCGTTTTTTTCTCTCCAGTTTTTGAAGGCATTACATCAAGAGCGACTGATTAACTTTACCCCCCCAACCCCCCCTTACCAAGGCAGGGCTACGGGGGGGTGGCAATGTGATATTGCCCAAATTAATCAACAGGCAGTTACAGATGATGTTGTTGAATTTATGGCGTTGCAGTTAGAAAAATTACCATTAGCAACCCAGAATATCCTCAAGTTAGCATCTTGTATTGGCAACCAGTTTGATTTAGCAACTTTGGCAATTGTTTCAGAACAATCCCAAATTAATACGGCTACTGCTTTGTGGAAAGCATTGCAAGAAGGATTGATTTTACCGATTAGTGAGGTTTATAAATTTTATCAAGGAGAAGAAAGCGAACAATTGGCACTGTCATATCAGAATATTGAGAAAAAAATAGCTAAATATGCCTTCTTGCATGACAGAGTACAGCAAGCAGCTTATTTCTTGATTTCCGATGCACAAAAAACAGCAACTCATCTCAAAATTGGACAATTATTGAGAGAAAATTTGTCTGAGTTAGAGATTGAAGAAAAACTCTTCGATCTGGTTGGGCATTTGAATTTAGGAATTGAGTTAATTAGTCAAGCAAGCGATCGCCAAACCCTAGCTCAACTCAACTTCAAAGCTGGTAGTAAAGCCAAAAATGCTACTGCATACACCGCCGCTAGAGTGTATTTCCAAACTGGGATCGCCTTACTCCAGCCCAACTGCTGGCAAACACAGTACGAATTAGCCTTGAACCTGCATTTGGCAGTAACCGAAGCCAGCTATTTAAATAGTGACTTTGAGAGTATGGAAGAGATGGCTGGAGTGGTTTTGCAGAACGCCCAGACCATTTTTGACAAAGTGAAAATCTACGAAATTAAAATTGTGGCACTAACGGCTCAAAGCCAAATATTAGAGGCGATCGCCGTCGGTGCAGATGTTCTGAGTCAATTAGGGGTGGATTTACCAAGTGCGCCAGAGCCAGCCGAAATCGGCAAAGCCTTGGAATACGTAAAAGAGCAACTCCAAGGCAGAGAAATTGCTGAACTGATTGACTTACCTGTGATGAGCGATCGCAGCGCGATCGCCGCAATGCAATTATTAGGAATATTGTTTGCACCAATATTACTGGGAAATCCGGGTTTAATGCCCCTGTTGAGCGCAACGATGGTGCGGTTGTCGCTCCAGTTTGGCAATACCCCCGCCTCGACGGTAGGATATGCGATTCACGGTATGGTGCTATGTGCTTTTTTGAGCGAAGTTGAAACTGGCTATAAGTTTGGTCTTTTAACTCTCTCGTTGCTAGAAAAATTGAATGAGCGGAGTATATGTCTCCCTTTAAGCCTCTTTGGGGCTTTCATCCAACATCGCCAGCAATCATTTTTGGCAACGCTATCGACAATGAAAGATAGCTACACCAATGGTATGGAAACAGGTAGTTTTCTGTACGCTGGCTACAGCATACAATGTTACGGATATATAGCGCTGTTCGCTGGTGTAAATTTAAATACGTTGTCAGCCGAATTAGCTCCTTACAGTGTGGTTCTGACTCAGGCGAAACAAAATGCAGCGTGTATTCTATTGGATACAGTGCGGCAAGTGGTGGAGAATTTGCGAGAAACAGGGAGCCAACCCCATCGCTTAATGGGCATTGTCTACGATGAAACAATTATGCTGCCAAAGCACCAGCAGGATAATGATTTCACAGCGATCGCCTACGCCTATACCTACAAGCTGATGCTTGCTGCTCTCTGGGGCAATTATCATGCTGCCCTTGACTATATCACCGGCATCAAGCCCTATTTTATGGCAGCAGCAGGGGCGGTACATATTCCCGTTTTCCATTTTTATGCTGCCCTCACATACCTAGCACTCTTCCCCACTCAGCCAGAAGCAGAACAAGCCCAAACTCTTGTTGAGGCGCAAACTCACCAAACAATTCTGCATCAATGGGCAGAAAATGCCCCGATGAATCACTTACATAAATGGTATCTAGTGGAGGCTGAACGGTATCGAGTGTTGGGTGAAAAAGCCGTAGCTAGTGAGTATTATGACGAAGCCATTGCTCTGGCTAAAACACATCAGTTTATTCATGAAGAAGCCTTAGCCAATGAACTAGCGGCAAAATTTTACCTTGACTGGGGCAAACAGCGGATCGCTGGGGAATACATGATTGAAGCCTACTACAGCTATATTCGTTGGGGTGCGAAAGCCAAAGTTGCTGACTTGGAAAGACGCTATCCGCAACTGCTTGTTCCCATCCTCCAGCAAACTCGTTCTCCCCTGTCAATTAATGAAACTATCTTGGCACTGGGGAATGTCATATCCACTAGTTCCCCCACTTCCAGTACCAATGTCTCTGTTGCTTTAGATTTAGCTGCCATTCTCAAAGCTTCCCAAACTCTGTCAGGGGAAATCGAACTCGAAAAATTGCTCTCAGTATTGCTGGCGATCGCCATTGAAAATGCGGGGGCTGATAAATGCGTATTAATGCTGTTGCAAGACAATCACCTATCGATTGAAGGTTCAATTACCCTGGGGACAGAGCCAATCTTGTTGCAGAGTTTTCCTGTTGAAGATAGCCAGGATATTCCCCTCAAGTTGATTTACAAAGTCTTGCACAACAGGCATACCACTATGCTAATTGATGCAAGTGCCGATCCGACCTTAGCCAATGACCCCTATATCATTCGTCAGCAGCCTAAGAGTATCTTGTGTAGCCCGATTTTGCATCAAGGTAAGTTGATGGGCATTTTATATCTAGAAAATAACTTAGTGACGGGGGCATTTACAAGCGAACGCTTACAAGTTCTCAATTTTCTCACTACTCAAGCAGCAATTTCTCTAGAAAACGCTCTATTATATCACAAATTAGAGGACTATTCCCATACTCTAGAGCAAAAAGTAGAAAAGCGTACCCAGGAAATCACAGAAAAGGCCACTCAGCTAGAATCAACACTAGAGAAACTTTACTCGACTCAATCCCAACTAATTCAAGCCGAAAAAATGTCCGGTTTGGGACAGTTAGTTGCTGGGATTGCTCATGAAATTAATAATCCGATTAATTTCATCTATGGCAACTTACAACCAGCAAGTGAATATGTGGCATCTTTAATTGAATTAAATAATTTATATCAGCGACTTTACCCGCAACCATTGCCAGAAATTGCCGAAAAAATCGCCGATATTGAGCTAGAATTTATATCTAATGATTTACAAAAGCTCCTGTCATCGATGAGAGTAGGAGCAGATCGTATCCGTCAAATTGTGCTGTCACTGCGAAATTTTTCCCGTTTGGATGAATCAGAAATAAAATCAGTAGACATTCATTCTGGGATTGATAGTACGCTGTTGATTTTGCAGCATCGACTTCAAAGTAATAGTAAACATCCAGAAATTGAAGTAATTCAAAAATATGGTCAACTCCCTTTAGTTAATTGTTATGCCTCTGCTCTGAATCAAGTATTTATGAATCTGATCAACAATGCCATTGATGCCTTAGAAGAATCAGAGAGAAATCGCCAACTGACTATTACAATTCAGACAGAATTTACAGAATCAAAAAAGGTAGTTATCCGCATTAAAGACAACGGTATAGGGATGAGCGAGTCAGTGCAGAATAAGATATTTAATCCATTTTTTACGACAAAACCAGTAGGTAGTGGCACAGGCTTGGGATTATCAACTAGCTATTCGATTGTGGTAGAAAAACATGGGGGTAAATTAAGCTGCATTTCTGCACCAGGAGAGGGTACAGAATTTATCATTGAAATTCCGGTATGATTTAGTCCTCAGATCCCCGACTTCGCGGAAGTTGTCGGGGATCTTTTTTGGGAATACTAAATCTGGAAGTTTTACAGATTTAGCAACATGGTGAGCATCTTTATTAATATTCCCGGATATCAAGTAAGTGAAGAACTCTACAATGGTTCCAGAACTCTGGTTTATCGAGGGGTTCGAGAGACTGACTCATTACCTGTAGTCATTAAACTGCTAAAAAATCCTTATCCCAGCTTCTCTGAACTCTTATCGTTTCGTAATCAGTACACGATCGCCAAAAATCTTAACTCACCGCTAATCGTCCAAACCTACAGTCTGGAACCTTATCAAAATGGCTATGCGCTGGTGATGGAAGACTTTGGGGGGATTTCTCTCAAAAATTATTTCACCTCTCACCAGGGGCGATATATCGCGTCTGGTGAAGAGTTTTTACAAATTGCGATCGCACTCTGCAATACCTTAGATATACTCTACCGAGAGCGGATTATTCATAAAGATATCAAACCCGCCAATATTTTAATTAATCCCGAAACCAAACAAGTTAAATTAATCGACTTTAGTATCGCATCCTTACTCCCACGAGAAACCCAAACTTTGATAAATCCCAATGGATTAGAAGGGACACTCGCTTATATTTCCCCGGAACAAACAGGAAGAATGAATCGGGGGATTGACTACCGCACAGATTTTTATTCTTTGGGTGTGACATTCTACGAATTACTTACTGGAGTTTTGCCATTTAAATCAAACGATCCAATGGAGTTGGTGCATTGTCATATTGCAAAACAACCTCCTTCAGTTATTAGAGAAGAGATACCGCAGGTGATTTCAGATATCGTCATGAAATTGATGGCGAAGAATGCCGAAGAGAGATATCAGAGTGCATTAGGACTGAAATTGGATTTAGAAAAATGTTTAGATCAGCTACAAGTTTCTAGTGAAATTCAAAGTTTTGAAATTGGTCAACGGGATGTGTGCGATCGCTTCATCATCCCCGACAAACTCTACGGACGAGAAACCGAAGCAGAAACTTTACTGCAAGCATTTGAGCGAGTCAGTCTTGGTGCAACAGAAATGATGCTGGTAGCAGGTTTTTCGGGTATTGGTAAAACCGCCGTTGTCAACGAAGTTCATAAACCAATTGTTCGGCAACGCGGTTATTTTATCAAAGGAAAATATGACCAATTTCAACGCAATATTCCCTTCTCTGCTTTTGTACAAGCATTTCGGGATTTAATGGGGCAATTGTTAACCGAAAGTGATGTCGAACTAGAGCAATGGAAAAATCAAATATTAGAAACTGTTGGAGAAAACGGTCAGGTAATTATTGAAGTCATTCCCGAATTAGAAAAAATCATTGGCGAACAACCACCAGCAGTAGAATTATCAGGAACGGCAGCCCAAAATCGCTTTAATTTATTGTTTCAAAAATTCACCCAAGTCTTTACTAGCGCCGAACATCCATTAGTGATGTTTTTAGATGATTTACAATGGGCTGATTCAGCATCATTAAAGTTGATGCAGCTATTAATGGCTGATACAGGTCATCTTTTCATCATTGGTGCTTATCGGGATAACGAAGTCAATCCAGCCCATCCATTAATGCTGACTTTGAGTGAAATCCAAAAAAACCAAGCAGTCATTAATACTATTACTTTAACACCCCTGAGTCAATCCCAAATCAATCAATTAGTCGCTGATACCCTAAAAAGTACAGAAAATTTGGCATTACCCCTTTCACAATTAGTCTATCAAAAAACTAAAGGCAACCCATTTTTTGCCACCCAATTTCTCAAAGCCCTACACGAAGAAAATCTCATTCAATTTAACTTGGAGTTAGGCTGTTGGCAATGCGATCTGTCCAAAATTAATCAACAAGCCTTGACCGATGATGTTGTAGAATTTATGGCGTTGCAGTTAGAGAAGTTACCCTTAGCAACCCAGAATATTCTCAAATTAGCCGCTTGTATTGGCAATCAGTTCGAGCTAGCAACATTAGCAATTGTTTCAGAACACTCAGAAGTAGAAACCGCAGCCAATTTATGGAAAGCATTGCAAGAAGGTTTGATTTTACCGATCGGTGATGTTTATAAGTTTTAT contains these protein-coding regions:
- a CDS encoding ATP-binding sensor histidine kinase, which produces MVSIPGYKVSEELYDGSRTLVYRGYRETDSLPVVIKLLKNPYPSLTELLSFRNQYTIAKNLNSPLIVQTYSLEPYQNGYALVMEDFGGISLKKYFTSLKTQYIASLEEFLEIAIALCNALYILYRERIIHKDIKPANVLINPETKQLKLIDFSIASLLPRETQTLINPNVLEGTLAYISPEQTGRMNRGIDYRTDFYSLGVTFYELLTGVLPFQSNDPVELVHCHIAKIAPLVCETNLEIPSVISKIVSKLMAKNAEDRYQSALGLKFDLENCLHQLQVDGRVNGFEIGQRDVCDRFIIPDKLYGREIEVENLLQAFERVSKGATEMILVAGFSGIGKTAIVNEVHKPIVRQRGYFIKGKYDQFQRNIPFSAFVQAFRDLMEQLLSESDAQIQQWRNQILSAVGENGQVIIEVIPELSKIIGEQPPAIELSGTAAENRFNLLFQKFTQVFTSLEHPLVMFLDDLQWADSASLKLMQLLMADTGHMLLIGAYRDNEVNPVHPLMLTLNEIEKKQTTINTITLAPLNQETVNQLVADTLKCSQDLALPLSRLVFQKTQGNPFFSLQFLKALHQERLINFTPPTPPYQGRATGGWQCDIAQINQQAVTDDVVEFMALQLEKLPLATQNILKLASCIGNQFDLATLAIVSEQSQINTATALWKALQEGLILPISEVYKFYQGEESEQLALSYQNIEKKIAKYAFLHDRVQQAAYFLISDAQKTATHLKIGQLLRENLSELEIEEKLFDLVGHLNLGIELISQASDRQTLAQLNFKAGSKAKNATAYTAARVYFQTGIALLQPNCWQTQYELALNLHLAVTEASYLNSDFESMEEMAGVVLQNAQTIFDKVKIYEIKIVALTAQSQILEAIAVGADVLSQLGVDLPSAPEPAEIGKALEYVKEQLQGREIAELIDLPVMSDRSAIAAMQLLGILFAPILLGNPGLMPLLSATMVRLSLQFGNTPASTVGYAIHGMVLCAFLSEVETGYKFGLLTLSLLEKLNERSICLPLSLFGAFIQHRQQSFLATLSTMKDSYTNGMETGSFLYAGYSIQCYGYIALFAGVNLNTLSAELAPYSVVLTQAKQNAACILLDTVRQVVENLRETGSQPHRLMGIVYDETIMLPKHQQDNDFTAIAYAYTYKLMLAALWGNYHAALDYITGIKPYFMAAAGAVHIPVFHFYAALTYLALFPTQPEAEQAQTLVEAQTHQTILHQWAENAPMNHLHKWYLVEAERYRVLGEKAVASEYYDEAIALAKTHQFIHEEALANELAAKFYLDWGKQRIAGEYMIEAYYSYIRWGAKAKVADLERRYPQLLVPILQQTRSPLSINETILALGNVISTSSPTSSTNVSVALDLAAILKASQTLSGEIELEKLLSVLLAIAIENAGADKCVLMLLQDNHLSIEGSITLGTEPILLQSFPVEDSQDIPLKLIYKVLHNRHTTMLIDASADPTLANDPYIIRQQPKSILCSPILHQGKLMGILYLENNLVTGAFTSERLQVLNFLTTQAAISLENALLYHKLEDYSHTLEQKVEKRTQEITEKATQLESTLEKLYSTQSQLIQAEKMSGLGQLVAGIAHEINNPINFIYGNLQPASEYVASLIELNNLYQRLYPQPLPEIAEKIADIELEFISNDLQKLLSSMRVGADRIRQIVLSLRNFSRLDESEIKSVDIHSGIDSTLLILQHRLQSNSKHPEIEVIQKYGQLPLVNCYASALNQVFMNLINNAIDALEESERNRQLTITIQTEFTESKKVVIRIKDNGIGMSESVQNKIFNPFFTTKPVGSGTGLGLSTSYSIVVEKHGGKLSCISAPGEGTEFIIEIPV